From Planococcus halocryophilus, the proteins below share one genomic window:
- a CDS encoding ECF transporter S component — MQKTTSYSPTANSRTFDLILSSMAIALVFVATLLLNIRLPIAANGGLVHLGTAMLFIIAILFGPKKGLIAGAIGMGLFDLVSGWTLWAPITIVARGLQGYLVGKIAWSGNRTGNSTSFNILAAAVSMPLMIAIYYVGEAIIFSSWIIPAASIPGNIVQNVVGLIIAIPVAIALKKTPYFK; from the coding sequence ATGCAAAAAACAACTAGCTATTCACCAACAGCTAATTCTCGTACCTTTGATTTGATCTTAAGTTCGATGGCCATTGCGCTTGTCTTTGTGGCCACATTATTATTGAATATTCGTTTACCGATTGCTGCTAATGGTGGTCTTGTTCACCTCGGAACAGCTATGCTTTTCATCATCGCCATTCTTTTTGGTCCTAAAAAAGGATTGATTGCAGGTGCTATTGGGATGGGTTTGTTCGATTTAGTTTCTGGCTGGACTTTATGGGCACCGATTACAATTGTAGCTCGTGGCCTTCAAGGATACTTAGTCGGGAAAATTGCTTGGTCAGGCAATCGAACTGGTAACAGTACGTCTTTCAATATTTTAGCTGCTGCTGTTTCAATGCCACTTATGATTGCTATCTACTATGTAGGCGAAGCTATCATTTTCAGTAGCTGGATTATCCCGGCCGCTTCCATTCCAGGAAACATCGTCCAAAACGTAGTTGGATTGATTATAGCGATTCCTGTAGCTATTGCTTTAAAGAAAACACCTTATTTCAAATAG
- the glcT gene encoding glucose PTS transporter transcription antiterminator GlcT, which translates to MKQVLTIQKVLNNNVVIAHNDVYKEVVLIGNGLGFNRKKGDSVPFDQADKTFLLKDEKEMEQYVNLLPYIEEKLIAFIQELLLFIEEKMDKELNEHIHVALTDHIAFAINRAKKDIQFSNPFLFEIESLYPKEYLVAKDVVQKIEERTGVFFPEGEVGFIALHIHSAVTDKSLRDIKRYHSLLSQLVEIIENNLDIQLDKNNIDYHRLIQHLHRAIDRADKGTIISEENKLAAMLKSEYPVCYNLAWKLIKVMQNQLNKPVDESEVMYLTIHLQRLTHKF; encoded by the coding sequence ATGAAACAGGTCTTGACCATTCAAAAAGTATTAAATAATAATGTCGTTATTGCTCATAATGATGTCTATAAAGAAGTGGTATTAATCGGCAATGGTCTCGGTTTTAACCGAAAAAAAGGAGATTCTGTTCCTTTTGACCAAGCCGATAAAACATTTTTGCTTAAAGATGAAAAAGAAATGGAGCAATATGTAAACCTACTTCCGTATATTGAGGAAAAACTCATCGCGTTTATCCAAGAATTACTTCTTTTTATCGAAGAAAAAATGGACAAAGAACTAAATGAACATATTCACGTTGCATTAACCGATCACATTGCTTTTGCTATTAACCGTGCAAAAAAAGATATTCAATTCTCCAACCCCTTTTTATTTGAAATAGAGTCCCTATACCCAAAAGAATACCTTGTTGCTAAAGATGTTGTTCAAAAAATAGAAGAGCGGACAGGTGTCTTTTTTCCAGAAGGTGAGGTTGGCTTTATCGCTCTACATATTCACAGCGCGGTAACCGATAAGTCGTTACGTGATATTAAGCGCTATCATTCCCTACTTTCACAACTGGTGGAGATTATCGAAAACAACTTAGATATTCAACTGGACAAAAACAACATCGACTACCACCGCTTAATCCAACATCTTCACCGGGCAATTGACCGTGCCGATAAAGGCACTATTATCAGTGAAGAAAATAAATTGGCTGCTATGTTGAAAAGTGAATATCCTGTGTGCTATAATCTTGCTTGGAAGCTCATAAAAGTAATGCAAAACCAATTGAATAAGCCTGTAGATGAATCAGAAGTCATGTATTTGACGATTCACTTGCAGCGCTTGACACATAAATTCTGA
- a CDS encoding HAD family hydrolase, translating into MIINPKAIFLDMDGTILNHYNEVSSETKQVIDQLRDQGIFVFIATGRSADELAEMLPEGFAVDGVITANGMAGYIGEEVVFEHALSLELVKTIIEKARKRKIYYELFPHGNSRLVQEQDKAFVEAAIRDPKPDSVQINEWISRQKAIEEDIEWTAEITGNHFSKFYFFARTRDEIEGWKAELKELQGEMSFSMTPSSPHNAEVMVADVNKASGIKEMLERFGLTGCETLAIGDSDNDLKMFEYVSHAVAMKNAPDHIKEKVDEVTEFTCDANGVSQYLKTVVLDNMVIKEPKA; encoded by the coding sequence GTGATTATTAACCCGAAGGCCATCTTTTTAGATATGGATGGAACGATATTAAATCATTATAACGAAGTTAGTTCTGAGACAAAACAAGTTATAGATCAACTGCGTGATCAAGGAATTTTTGTTTTCATTGCGACAGGTAGATCGGCAGACGAACTAGCAGAAATGTTGCCAGAAGGCTTTGCAGTAGACGGCGTTATTACTGCAAATGGCATGGCAGGCTATATTGGCGAGGAAGTCGTATTTGAACACGCGTTGTCGCTAGAGTTGGTAAAAACGATTATTGAGAAAGCACGTAAAAGGAAAATCTATTACGAGCTGTTCCCGCATGGTAACTCGCGATTGGTGCAAGAACAAGACAAAGCCTTTGTTGAAGCGGCAATTCGTGATCCGAAACCTGATTCCGTTCAGATTAACGAATGGATTTCGCGTCAAAAAGCAATAGAGGAAGATATTGAGTGGACTGCAGAAATAACCGGTAATCATTTTTCGAAATTTTACTTTTTCGCAAGAACACGCGATGAAATCGAAGGATGGAAAGCCGAGCTAAAGGAATTGCAAGGAGAGATGAGTTTTTCGATGACACCTTCATCTCCGCACAATGCAGAAGTCATGGTTGCCGATGTCAATAAAGCATCAGGGATCAAAGAAATGCTAGAGAGGTTTGGCTTAACAGGCTGTGAAACGTTAGCCATCGGAGACAGCGATAATGACCTTAAAATGTTCGAATATGTTAGCCATGCTGTAGCGATGAAAAATGCCCCGGATCATATTAAAGAAAAAGTGGATGAAGTTACTGAATTTACTTGCGATGCAAATGGCGTTTCCCAATACTTGAAAACGGTGGTATTGGATAATATGGTTATAAAAGAACCGAAAGCATAA
- a CDS encoding TRAP transporter small permease: MKILRWLDRHIEEALLILFSTIMVAVIFLQVVMRQFNNSLSWSEELARYSFIWLIYMGISYGVKKERHIKVDVALLLLREKGKIILTIIANLLFVVFAVFVIVYGFDIANQLLNFGQKSPANQIPMGLVYMATPVGMGLTLIRLIQNLIKHIKALRGDSGSVRKINEMDQAK; encoded by the coding sequence ATGAAAATCCTAAGGTGGTTGGATCGGCATATCGAAGAGGCATTATTAATCCTCTTCTCTACTATTATGGTAGCTGTTATTTTTCTTCAAGTGGTCATGAGACAATTTAACAATTCTTTATCTTGGTCAGAAGAATTGGCGCGTTATAGTTTTATCTGGCTAATTTACATGGGGATAAGTTATGGGGTCAAAAAAGAAAGACATATCAAAGTTGATGTAGCTTTATTACTTCTAAGAGAAAAAGGAAAAATCATTTTAACCATTATTGCTAATTTGTTGTTTGTCGTATTTGCAGTTTTCGTTATCGTTTATGGTTTCGACATCGCAAACCAATTATTAAATTTCGGACAAAAATCACCGGCAAATCAAATTCCAATGGGGTTAGTGTATATGGCTACACCGGTAGGTATGGGACTAACGCTCATTCGTCTTATCCAAAATTTAATTAAACACATTAAAGCCTTGCGAGGTGACTCTGGATCCGTAAGAAAAATAAATGAAATGGATCAAGCTAAATAA
- a CDS encoding cation diffusion facilitator family transporter produces MKELFGLMKFGTKSALWAAIINTIVAILKTAAYLITGNVAMFAEMMHSFGDAANQFFVFIGSALSKKEPTERFPGGFGRLVNLVLLGAVLIVGVLAYETIVEGIHHISNATHSEDWFWLNMGVLGASALLEMAVLYKAMKEITEHLPKEQIKGFKLIPESYKHVKDAKPASKLVFLEDNVAVGGALLAMGAIVVATYTPFHSATGYASIIIGVALVFVVGRIFMDNAAGALGVADVKMQARMGARILQHPHINDIQDLNVIKEGESLHVELKVEVDPHMTIKEADEIRNYIEEKIKEAVDNVTDVIIEFDDDDDVDTWSQISNGDQK; encoded by the coding sequence ATGAAAGAACTTTTTGGCTTGATGAAGTTCGGCACAAAGTCCGCTTTATGGGCAGCCATTATTAATACAATCGTAGCCATTCTCAAAACAGCCGCTTATTTGATTACGGGGAACGTAGCGATGTTTGCTGAAATGATGCATAGCTTTGGGGATGCTGCGAACCAATTTTTTGTGTTTATTGGTTCTGCATTGAGTAAAAAAGAACCGACAGAACGCTTTCCTGGAGGATTTGGGCGACTGGTCAACCTTGTGCTACTCGGGGCTGTTTTAATTGTTGGGGTTTTGGCCTATGAAACCATTGTCGAAGGAATACATCACATTTCAAATGCCACTCATTCGGAAGATTGGTTTTGGTTGAATATGGGTGTTCTTGGTGCTTCTGCATTGCTCGAAATGGCGGTTCTCTACAAAGCGATGAAGGAAATTACGGAGCATCTCCCAAAAGAACAAATAAAAGGCTTTAAATTAATTCCTGAAAGTTATAAGCATGTTAAAGATGCTAAGCCCGCTTCGAAACTCGTATTTTTAGAAGATAATGTCGCAGTTGGTGGTGCGTTACTTGCAATGGGCGCAATTGTTGTCGCTACTTATACACCTTTCCATAGCGCTACAGGCTACGCTTCAATCATCATTGGTGTTGCACTTGTTTTTGTTGTAGGTCGTATCTTTATGGATAATGCTGCGGGAGCACTTGGAGTAGCCGATGTGAAAATGCAGGCAAGAATGGGCGCTCGTATTTTGCAGCATCCGCATATTAACGATATCCAAGACTTAAATGTTATTAAAGAAGGCGAAAGCCTACATGTCGAACTAAAAGTTGAAGTTGATCCTCATATGACGATCAAAGAAGCTGACGAAATTCGAAACTATATTGAGGAAAAAATTAAAGAAGCTGTAGATAATGTCACCGATGTAATTATTGAGTTTGATGACGATGATGACGTCGACACGTGGAGTCAGATCTCAAATGGGGATCAAAAGTAG
- a CDS encoding malate:quinone oxidoreductase, with translation MDNQQNNKNIILIGAGVMSATLGAMLKELAPEWNIKVFEKLEKAGAESSNEWNNAGTGHAALCELNYTPEQEDGSIDIKKASSINEQFQLSRQFWSFLVNNKRIENPKDFIMSIPHMSMVQGEDNVRFLKNRFDALTKSPLFKGMEFSTETEKLKEWMPLIMEGRTSTEAIAATKIDTGTDVNFGALTEMLFEYLGEQQVELNYNHAVKDIKRNSDSTWEVKVQDLENNKIEYHSADFVFIGGGGGSLPLLQKTGIPESKQIGGFPVSGLFLVCNDPEIVEQHHAKVYGKAKVGAPPMSVPHLDTRYIDNKKSLLFGPFAGFSPKFLKTGSNMDLIGSVKPNNVFTMLAAGAKEMSLTKYLVQQVLLSNEKRVEELREFIPTAKLEDWEVVVAGQRVQVIKDTDKGKGTLQFGTEIVTAADGSIAALLGASPGASTAVHAMLEIFRRCFPEQVGEWEPKIKEMIPSYGLSLSENPELLQEIHASTAKALQLDEKNTITK, from the coding sequence ATGGACAACCAACAGAATAACAAAAATATCATCTTAATAGGCGCCGGAGTTATGAGTGCAACTTTGGGAGCAATGCTTAAAGAGCTAGCCCCTGAGTGGAATATTAAAGTGTTTGAGAAACTTGAAAAAGCAGGCGCTGAAAGTTCTAATGAATGGAATAATGCAGGTACAGGCCACGCAGCACTTTGCGAACTGAACTATACACCAGAACAAGAGGATGGCTCGATCGATATTAAAAAAGCGAGCAGCATCAACGAACAATTCCAACTTTCTAGACAATTTTGGTCGTTTCTTGTAAACAATAAACGCATTGAAAACCCAAAAGACTTTATCATGTCGATTCCTCACATGAGCATGGTTCAAGGCGAAGACAATGTCCGCTTTTTAAAAAATCGTTTTGACGCTTTGACGAAAAGTCCATTGTTTAAAGGGATGGAATTCTCAACGGAAACCGAAAAGTTAAAAGAATGGATGCCTCTTATTATGGAGGGCCGTACTTCAACTGAAGCTATCGCAGCAACGAAAATCGATACAGGGACTGACGTCAACTTTGGGGCGTTAACCGAAATGTTATTTGAGTACTTGGGCGAACAACAAGTCGAACTGAATTACAACCATGCAGTCAAAGACATTAAACGTAACAGCGACAGCACATGGGAAGTAAAAGTGCAGGACCTTGAAAACAACAAAATCGAATACCATAGTGCGGACTTCGTCTTTATCGGTGGTGGTGGCGGAAGCTTGCCATTGTTACAAAAAACAGGCATTCCTGAATCGAAGCAAATTGGTGGATTCCCGGTTAGTGGTTTGTTCTTAGTCTGCAACGACCCTGAAATTGTGGAACAACATCATGCAAAAGTATACGGTAAAGCAAAAGTTGGCGCTCCGCCAATGTCTGTACCTCATTTGGACACACGCTATATCGACAACAAGAAATCATTATTGTTCGGACCGTTTGCTGGATTCTCTCCAAAATTCCTGAAAACAGGATCGAATATGGACTTGATCGGCTCTGTAAAACCGAACAACGTCTTTACGATGCTTGCTGCAGGGGCAAAAGAAATGTCATTAACGAAGTATCTTGTGCAACAAGTCTTGCTTTCGAATGAAAAACGCGTAGAAGAATTGCGTGAATTTATCCCAACTGCGAAACTTGAAGATTGGGAAGTAGTTGTTGCAGGACAACGGGTACAAGTGATTAAAGATACAGATAAAGGCAAAGGAACGCTTCAGTTTGGTACAGAAATTGTAACGGCTGCTGATGGTTCTATTGCTGCATTACTAGGAGCTTCACCTGGTGCATCTACGGCAGTTCATGCGATGCTTGAAATTTTCCGAAGATGTTTCCCAGAACAAGTAGGCGAATGGGAACCAAAAATCAAAGAAATGATTCCGTCTTACGGCTTGTCATTGTCTGAAAATCCTGAGCTTCTCCAAGAAATCCATGCATCAACTGCAAAAGCATTGCAGTTAGACGAGAAGAATACAATCACAAAATAA
- the ptsG gene encoding glucose-specific PTS transporter subunit IIBC encodes MSFNLFGTLQKVGKALMLPVALLPAAGILLAFGTSFAQESFLEAVPFMGANWIQQLLYVMAEAGGIVFANLPLLFAVGVAIGLAGGDGVAGLAAIIGYLIMNVTMKAFGGITLEMTTDPAYANVLGIPTLQTGVFGGIIVGILAAFLYNKFYNIQLPQFLGFFAGKRFVPIITAFSAVFLGIVMFMVWPFAQGGLNALSHFMLETNRTLAAFVFGTVERSLIPFGLHHIFYSPFWFEFGQYTTVAGEIVRGDQRIFFAQLQDGVDFTAGTFMTGKFPFMMFGLPAAALAIYHTARPEKKKVVGGIMASGALTSFLTGITEPLEFTFLFVAPVLFGIHAIFAGLSFMTMHLLNVKIGMTFSGGLIDFLLFGVMPGRTEWFWVIIVGLVFSVIYYFGFRFAIQKFNLMTPGREIDEEDDEETEEIGDLPYEILAAMGGQENITHLDACITRLRVSVEDKGNVDKKRLKKLGASGVMEVGNNIQAIFGPVSDSLRGQMQDIINGKSPRPAAKTAAPSKDAVVSATPLEFNSPMTGDLLPISEVPDQVFSGKMVGDGFAIKPTEGKVYSPVNGKVVTVFPTKHAIGIAADNGTEILIHIGIDTVHLKGEGFTSHIEQGDLVEQGQLLMEMDLDYIAEHAASIITPVVFTNLEEGQSIKLKKSGAIAAKDTDVMEIINGESVV; translated from the coding sequence ATGTCATTTAATTTATTCGGTACATTGCAAAAAGTTGGTAAAGCTTTAATGTTACCCGTTGCACTTTTACCTGCTGCTGGTATCTTACTAGCTTTTGGTACTAGTTTTGCACAAGAATCATTTTTGGAAGCGGTTCCTTTTATGGGAGCTAATTGGATTCAACAATTATTATACGTAATGGCAGAAGCGGGCGGAATCGTCTTCGCTAACCTTCCTTTACTATTTGCTGTAGGTGTTGCGATCGGTCTTGCCGGTGGTGATGGTGTAGCAGGACTTGCGGCCATCATTGGTTATTTAATCATGAACGTCACGATGAAAGCGTTTGGCGGAATTACGCTAGAAATGACTACTGACCCGGCATATGCCAATGTACTAGGAATTCCTACACTACAAACAGGTGTTTTCGGCGGGATTATCGTCGGGATTTTAGCCGCCTTCTTGTACAATAAATTCTATAATATCCAGTTGCCACAGTTTTTAGGATTTTTTGCAGGAAAACGGTTTGTCCCAATTATTACTGCGTTTTCAGCTGTTTTTCTTGGAATCGTTATGTTTATGGTTTGGCCTTTTGCTCAAGGTGGCCTGAACGCTCTTTCTCACTTTATGCTAGAAACAAATCGTACGCTTGCGGCTTTCGTTTTTGGAACCGTTGAACGTTCATTAATTCCATTTGGTTTGCACCATATTTTCTACTCACCATTTTGGTTTGAATTTGGTCAATATACAACTGTTGCAGGAGAAATTGTCCGCGGTGACCAACGTATTTTCTTTGCGCAATTGCAAGACGGAGTAGACTTTACGGCTGGTACATTTATGACGGGTAAATTCCCATTCATGATGTTTGGCCTTCCAGCTGCAGCTCTTGCGATATATCACACAGCACGTCCTGAGAAAAAGAAAGTTGTCGGCGGTATCATGGCTTCTGGTGCTTTAACTTCTTTCCTTACAGGAATTACAGAACCTCTTGAATTTACGTTCTTGTTCGTTGCTCCTGTGTTATTTGGTATTCACGCTATATTTGCAGGACTATCATTTATGACCATGCATTTACTTAACGTTAAAATCGGTATGACATTTTCCGGTGGCTTGATCGATTTCCTGCTTTTCGGTGTTATGCCTGGCAGAACGGAATGGTTCTGGGTTATCATCGTCGGTCTAGTATTCTCAGTCATTTATTACTTTGGTTTCCGTTTTGCTATCCAGAAATTCAACTTGATGACGCCTGGACGTGAAATTGATGAAGAAGACGATGAAGAGACAGAAGAAATTGGCGACTTGCCATATGAAATTCTTGCTGCTATGGGCGGACAAGAAAATATCACACACCTTGATGCTTGTATCACACGTTTACGTGTCAGTGTTGAAGACAAAGGCAATGTTGATAAAAAACGTTTGAAAAAACTAGGTGCTTCAGGTGTTATGGAAGTTGGCAATAACATTCAAGCTATTTTTGGACCTGTATCGGATAGCTTACGCGGTCAAATGCAGGACATCATCAATGGGAAATCACCTCGTCCAGCTGCAAAAACAGCAGCTCCAAGTAAAGACGCTGTTGTTTCAGCAACACCATTGGAATTTAACAGTCCAATGACAGGTGACCTTTTACCAATTTCAGAAGTTCCTGACCAAGTGTTTTCAGGTAAAATGGTTGGCGATGGTTTTGCCATCAAACCGACTGAAGGAAAAGTATACTCTCCCGTAAATGGTAAAGTCGTTACTGTATTCCCTACTAAACACGCAATTGGTATTGCAGCTGATAATGGCACGGAAATTCTGATCCATATCGGGATTGATACGGTACACTTGAAAGGTGAAGGCTTTACTTCACATATTGAACAAGGCGATTTGGTTGAACAAGGACAACTCTTAATGGAAATGGACTTGGATTATATCGCTGAACATGCAGCATCAATTATTACGCCTGTCGTCTTCACTAATCTTGAAGAAGGACAATCAATAAAACTTAAAAAATCTGGTGCTATTGCAGCGAAAGATACAGATGTTATGGAAATTATTAACGGAGAATCTGTCGTTTAA